In Aspergillus fumigatus Af293 chromosome 2, whole genome shotgun sequence, a genomic segment contains:
- the rpdA gene encoding histone deacetylase RPD3 — translation MAAPPIDLNLNGSGDRSRKVAYFYDSDVGNYAYVSGHPMKPHRIRMTHSLVMNYGLYKKMEIYRAKPASKYEMTQFHTDEYIDFLSKVTPDNMDQFSKEQGKYNVGDDCPVFDGLFEFCGISAGGSMEGAARLNRNKCDIAVNWAGGLHHAKKSEASGFCYVNDIVLGILELLRFKQRVLYVDIDVHHGDGVEEAFYTTDRVMTVSFHKYGEYFPGTGELRDIGVGQGKHYAVNFPLRDGIDDISYKSIFEPVIRSVMEWYRPEAVVLQCGGDSLSGDRLGCFNLSMRGHANCVNFVKSFNLPTMILGGGGYTMRNVARTWAFETGILLGENLGPELPYNDYYEYFAPDYELDVRPSNMDNANTKDYLDKIRAQVVENLKRTAFAPSVQMTDVPREPLVEGMDDEADAILDDLDEDENKDKRFTKRRFDQYIEKPGELSDSEDEEENAANGVLRKPQSLKRRNQINYRNVDLDSGLDSGVATPQEASSVPDDEMDTTADTKTVEAPLPESDVPPSPSATGSTSRRDEKAAAEPTEMAVDGPEEASASAAVSHQQSPKPQDEDTTMEDAAVSVPETGQSEKPALPVEGQEEEKKPETPALEKAAPEASPAVQASPIPGEKDVLDKPETNDATEPVEVKAKEKTPEAPTDQQAVKTEQGTSEEASENKSSSAPTEVRTNQQPEEPEKGGE, via the exons ATGGCTGCTCCTCCGATTGACCTGAATCTCAATGGCTCCGGTGATCGCAGCAGGAAGGTTGCGTACTTCTACGATTCGGATGTAGGTAACTACGCCTATGTTTCAGGGCATCCGATGAAGCCGCACCGTATCAGGATGACACATAGCCTGGTTATGAACTATGGCCTCtacaagaagatggagatttAC CGTGCGAAACCGGCCTCAAAGTATGAAATGACACAATTCCACACCGACGAATATATCGACTTCCTTTCAAAAGTTACACCAGACAATATGGACCAGTTTTCCAAAGAACAAGGCAAGTATAACGTTGGGGATGACTGTCCAGTTTTTGACGGGCTGTTTGAGTTCTGTGGTATCAGCGCTGGCGGCAGCATGGAGGGTGCGGCACGCCTTAACCGCAACAAATGCGACATCGCTGTTAACTGGGCCGGAGGGCTCCATCACGCGAAGAAGAGCGAAGCGAGTGGTTTCTGCTATGTAAATG ATATCGTTCTTGGTATCCTCGAGCTGTTACGTTTCAAGCAAAGAGTTCTTTACGTCGATATCGATGTCCACCACGGCGACGGTGTCGAGGAAGCGTTCTACACAACTGACCGCGTCATGACTGTCTCATTCCACAAGTACGGAGAATACTTCCCGGGAACTGGCGAGCTTCGTGATATTGGAGTGGGACAGGGCAAACACTATGCTGTTAACTTTCCACTTCGCGATGGTATCGATGACATTTCGTACAAGAGTATTTTTGAGCCCGTTATCCGAAGTGTCATGGAATGGTACCGCCCAGAAGCTGTCGTCCTTCAGTGTGGTGGTGACAGTCTCTCGGGTGATCGTCTAGGTTGTTTCAATTTGAGCATGAGGGGCCACGCGAACTGTGTGAACTTCGTCAAGAGCTTCAATTTACCGACCATGATCCTCGGTGGCGGTGGTTACACAATGCGCAATGTTGCGCGAACGTGGGCGTTTGAGACTGGGATTCTGTTAGGGGAAAACTTGGGTCCAGAACTCCCTTACAATGACTATTACGAG TACTTTGCACCGGACTACGAGCTGGATGTGCGTCCGTCGAACATGGACAATGCCAACACGAAGGATTATCTCGACAAGATCCGAGCTCAGGTGGTAGAGAATCTCAAGCGGACGGCTTTTGCACCCTCTGTGCAGATGACCGACGTACCTCGCGAACCTCTTGTTGAAGGCATGGACGATGAGGCAGACGCAATCCtggatgaccttgacgaagacgaaaacAAGGACAAACGCTTCACGAAACGACGATTCGATCAGTATATCGAGAAGCCTGGTGAACTCAGCGATagtgaagacgaggaagagaatgcaGCGAACGGAGTTCTTCGCAAGCCTCAATCGCTGAAGCGCAGAAACCAGATCAACTATCGGAATGTCGACCTTGACTCCGGGCTTGATAGCGGGGTTGCCACTCCTCAAGAAGCCTCGTCGGTCCCGGATGACGAGATGGACACCACTGCGGATACGAAAACGGTCGAAGCACCTCTACCCGAGTCTGATGTTCCACCCTCTCCGTCCGCCACCGGATCAACTTCTAGGAGAGACGAGAAAGCGGCTGCAGAGCCTACTGAGATGGCTGTTGACGGACCAGAGGAGGCTTCCGCTTCCGCTGCTGTCTCTCACCAACAATCACCGAAGCCGCAGGATGAGGACACTACGATGGAAGACGCAGCCGTGTCTGTCCCTGAAACTGGGCAGTCAGAGAAACCAGCGTTGCCAGTTGAGggacaggaagaggagaagaagccagAGACACCGGCTCTGGAAAAGGCAGCCCCAGAGGCTTCACCTGCCGTCCAGGCTTCGCCTATTCCAGGCGAGAAGGACGTCTTGGACAAGCCAGAAACGAATGATGCAACGGAACCGGTAGaggtcaaggccaaggagaagacTCCTGAGGCACCTACTGATCAACAGGCTGTGAAAACCGAGCAGGGCACTTCCGAGGAGGCCAGCGAAAACAAGTCAAGCAGCGCCCCCACAGAAGTAAGAACAAATCAGCAACCTGAGGAGCCCGAGAAAGGCGGGGAATGA
- a CDS encoding protein translocase subunit TIM50, whose product MLSRAVLPLTRSSALTSTIRVSAVSFPKSRWYAKSSKPKAPYKLPESVKPPQSEQPSSTPKPEYSAEQTEFDTKADPAGNAAPEASEATESKPQQPLPDLTQGIPSTLAAELEGRTKKSGQTSLNLTEDPSRFEDYTDDGRGDIPKDGYVSSLDRRRARMANLMYAFFLLAGAGGVAYLGRNWETEEEAKAHPDIPSGWSFSSWYNRMKARLSDITSYYKDPAFPKLLPDEDPNLRQPYTLVLSLEDLLVHSEWSREHGWRIAKRPGVDYFLRYLNQYYELVLFTSVPSMMADQVLRKLDPYRIIRWPLFREATRYKDGEYIKDLSYLNRDLSKVILIDTKEEHARLQPENAIILDKWLGDPKDKNLVALIPFLEYIAGMGVEDVRPVLKSFEGTSIPVEFAKRERIMREKFEKELEEERKRRPKRGVGSLASALGLKSTRTLDGEQSPSEGLAQGKMLWDQIRERGQKNYEMIEKEIRENGEKWLAEMAAEEEKARQEQMKMMKGSFTSMFGAGKQ is encoded by the exons ATGCTTAGCCGTGCTGTACTACCTTTAACGAGGTCCAGCGCCCTTACTTCCACTATCCGCGTATCAGCTGTCTCATTTCCGAAATCGCGATGGTACGCAAAGAGCAGTAAGCCCAAGGCTCCTTATAAGCTCCCAGAATCTGTCAAGCCTCCGCAGTCCGAACAGCCCTCGTCTACTCCCAAACCAGAATATTCGGCGGAACAAACAGAGTTCGATACGAAGGCGGATCCAGCGGGGAACGCTGCGCCGGAGGCTTCTGAAGCT ACCGAGTCAAAGCCTCAACAACCACTTCCTGACCTCACTCAGGGTATCCCGTCCACTCTTGCCGCAGAATTAGAAGGTCGTACGAAGAAATCTGGACAGACTTCGTTGAATCTTACAGAGGACCCTTCGCGTTTCGAAGATTATACCGATGATGGCCGAGGCGATATCCCCAAGGATGGCTACGTCTCCTCGCTCGATCGCCGAAGGGCTCGTATGGCCAACTTGATGTACGCCTTTTTCCTCTTAGCTGGGGCTGGAGGAGTGGCTTACTTGGGACGTAACTGGgagaccgaagaagaagcgaagGCCCACCCCGACATTCCATCCGGCTGGAGCTTCTCGTCGTGGTATAACCGCATGAAGGCCCGTTTGAGCGATATCACCAGCTACTACAAGGACCCCGCTTTCCCGAAGCTGCTCCCAGATGAGGATCCCAATCTCCGCCAACCTTATACGCTTGTTCTCAGTCTGGAGGATCTGCTTGTGCATAGTGAGTGGAGCCGTGAACACGGATGGCGCATTGCCAAGCGGCCAGGTGTCGACTACTTCCTTCGTTACCTGAACCAATACTACGAGCTTGTTCTCTTCACTAGTGTCCCCAGTATGATGGCGGATCAGGTTCTCCGGAAGCTCGACCCCTACCGTATCATCCGTTGGCCACTGTTCAGGGAAGCTACCAGGTACAAGGATGGTGAATACATCAAG GATCTGTCATACCTGAACCGCGATCTGTCCAAGGTGATCCTGATCGATACCAAGGAGGAGCATGCGCGTCTGCAGCCCGAAAATGCCATCATTCTGGACAAGTGGCTTGGTGACCCCAAGGACAAGAACCTCGTTGCACTGATTCCGTTCCTTGAATACATTGCCGGTATGGGTGTCGAAGATGTGCGCCCTGTGTTGAAATCATTCGAGGGTACTTCCATTCCTGTTGAATTCGCCAAGCGCGAGAGGATCATGCGTGAGAAGTTCGAAAAGGAATTGGAGGAAGAGCGAAAGAGACGGCCCAAGCGTGGAGTCGGCAGCCTGGCATCTGCTCTAGGCCTGAAGTCTACCCGCACGCTGGACGGCGAACAGAGCCCCTCTGAGGGCCTGGCTCAAGGCAAGATGCTCTGGGACCAGATTCGTGAACGGGGCCAGAAGAACTATGAGATGATTGAAAAGGAGATCCGTGAGAATGGAGAGAAGTGGCTCGCGGAAATGGCCgctgaagaggagaaggctcgTCAGGaacagatgaagatgatgaagggtTCCTTCACCAGCATGTTTGGTGCTGGTAAGCAGTAA
- a CDS encoding 60S ribosomal protein uL14 yields MTLGLPCGAVMNCCDNSGARNLYIISVKGVGARLNRLPAAGVGDMVMATVKKGKPELRKKVMPAVVVRQSKPWRRPDGIYLYFEDNAGVIVNAKGEMKGSAITGPVGKEAAELWPVSSLLFSNTSSG; encoded by the exons ATGACCCTTGGTCTGCCTTG CGGTGCCGTGATGAACTGCTGCGACAACTCTGGTGCCCGTAACCTGTACATCATCTCGGTCAAGGGAGTTGGTGCCCGCCTGAACCGTCTTCCCGCTGCCGGTGTCGGTGACATGGTCATGGCCACCGTCAAGAAGGGAAAGCCCGAGCTCCGTAAGAAGGTCATGCCCGCCGTTGTCGTCCGTCAGAGCAAGCCCTGGAGAAGACCCGACGGTATCTACCTGTACTTCGAGGACAATGCTGGTGTG ATCGTCAACGCCAAGGGTGAGATGAAGGGATCCGCCATCACCGGCCCCGTCGGTAAGGAGGCTGCTGAGCTCTGGCCCGTAAGTTCCCTGTTATTTTCGAACACATCCTCTGGTTAA
- a CDS encoding proteasome regulatory particle lid subunit RPN11 yields the protein MDRLNRMLQAAQGMGMGSAAPGGDTPNLIDNSETVHISSLALLKMLRHGRAGVPMEVMGLMLGEFVDEYTVRVVDVFAMPQSGTGVSVEAVDPVFQTKMMEMLRQTGRPETVVGWYHSHPGFGCWLSSVDINTQQSFEQLTPRAVAVVVDPIQSVKGKVVIDAFRLIQPQTVVMGQEPRQTTSNLGHLNKPSIQALIHGLNRHYYSIAINYRKTGLEENMLMNLHKHVWTEALQMNDFREEGQHNVERMKQLVSLAEGYEKRVKEETELTKEQLKTRYVGKVDPKKHIEDVSQQLIEDNIVAVSRQMIDKEASVARLSNGKGAQEGTGMDVDEEL from the exons ATGGACAGACTCAATCGGATGCTTCAGGCCGCCCAGGGCATGGGTATGGGAAGCGCGGCTCCAGGTGGT GACACCCCGAACCTGATCGATAACTCCGAGACCGTACACATTTCATCACTAGCTTTGCTGAAGATGTTAAGACATGGTCGGGCTGGTGTGCCTATGGAAGTCATGGGCCTGATGCTGGGAGAATTCGTCGATGAATACACAGTTCGTGTGGTTGATGTTTTTGCCATGCCCCAGAGCGGTACTGGTGTCAGTGTTGAGGCCGTGGACCCCGTTTTTCAGAccaagatgatggagatgctTCGGCAAACTGGACG GCCGGAAACAGTCGTTGGATGGTATCACTCCCATCCTGGTTTTGGCTGCTGGCTTTCGTCCGTGGACATCAACACCCAGCAGTCATTCGAACAGCTCACTCCCCGAGCAGTCGCAGTTGTGGTTGATCCGATTCAATCCGTTAAGGGAAAGGTTGTCATCGACGCCTTCCGACTAATTCAGCCTCAGACCGTTGTCATGGGCCAGGAGCCCCGGCAGACGACATCTAATTTGGGTCACCTGAACAAGCCATCAATCCAGGCGCTCATCCACGGGTTGAACAGACATTACTACAGCATCGCTATCAACTATCGTAAGACggggctggaggagaacaTGCTGATGAACTTGCATAAGCACGTGTGGACAGAGGCATTGCAGATGAACGACTTCCGTGAGGAAGGCCAGCACAATGTGGAGCGGATGAAGCAGCTAGTGAGCCTTGCTGAAGGTTACGAGAAGCGGGTCAAGGAGGAGACAGAGCTCACCAAGGAGCAACTCAAGACGCGATATGTTGGAAAGGTTGACCCGAAGAAGC ACATTGAAGATGTGAGCCAGCAACTGATCGAAGACAACATCGTTGCGGTATCACGGCAGATGATTGACAAGGAGGCTTCGGTGGCGCGTTTGTCCAACGGAAAGGGAGCTCAAGAGGGGACAGGCatggatgtggatgaggaACTATAG
- a CDS encoding putative C6 transcription factor has product MPPATTQNSSTQKHSSPGFNAGARPYRSHKVRACDLCRKRKSRCTVDIPGQSCLLCRVQGADCHYQEEPLPDASVSNGSDSKRWSVDQVSESLGTGQKRKRTLDTTISSPNPSRRRESFSRPRAYSDSRGTDRRRNGTEDPHNESVFIVGPVVADDAQVIEKFMPPEERSSKSVEPKSHPYNVYSSDPRKPILYTTVSRRRQGMRVGVPPGENQKEILEQILGPFKHDLVRLFLDRFNVAFPIFDGESFWEAYISESPGEPPASLLCQVYSMSLVYWKHTPKLACHPKPDVRYAVNMTVAALHEEFSAPGLSTISAALVDLTGRPIFSMTGNAISCGRLVALAHCLGLNRDPSNWKLSPQEKDNRIRLWWGVVIHDRWGSFGHGVPPQIAKNQYDVPLPTIDVLVPPTHRTTERVRAAHCHICLCRLTEILGELLPLVYGLQHNLPRETTKKLRQIRTDLDMWEDSLPDWLRTPVHHSSESRVSGISSLQLSFLAVKMLVSRVELKEVNNAETDNPEARRYFQTECRKSAEEIVQFISSLRKQNFQEFWLPYSAFHLTSTATLLVRCALETTDSEVARSCLANVETFRSILRRVREEEDWDVADMCLDHCERILNRLAANGGTADPTLNPSTGQYDNRIVNPAAISLPVSLPETQTNNDIVDDMMSISGTFGTMDGFPFDMTGIWDVSVFQDVNLT; this is encoded by the exons ATGCCTCCTGCGACGACCCAGAATAGCTCAACCCAGAAACATTCCTCCCCCGGTTTCAACGCCGGGGCCAGACCATACAGATCGCACAAAGTCAGAGCTTGCGATCTCTGCAGAAAGCGCAAATCCCGATGCACAGTAGACATTCCCGGCCAATCATGCCTGCTCTGCCGGGTTCAAGGTGCCGACTGTCATTATCAGGAGGAACCCCTTCCGGACGCTTCGGTCTCCAATGGCTCTGACTCTAAACGATGGTCTGTCGATCAGGTCAGTGAGAGCTTGGGTACGGGACAGAAACGCAAGCGTACTCTCGATACTACTATCTCCTCTCCTAATCCATCTCGAAGGCGTGAGAGCTTCAGTCGGCCGCGTGCCTATTCTGATAGTCGCGGAACCGACCGCAGACGCAATGGAACAGAAGACCCCCACAATGAATCCGTCTTCATTGTCGGACCCGTGGTGGCCGACGATGCGCAGGTGATCGAGAAATTCATGCCACCGGAAGAGCGATCCAGCAAGTCTGTGGAGCCAAAGAGTCATCCGTACAACGTCTACTCGAGCGATCCGCGAAAACCGATCCTCTACACCACCGTCTCCAGGCGTAGACAGGGTATGCGGGTCGGTGTTCCTCCAGGTGAAAACCAAAAGGAAATCCTTGAACAGATTCTAGGACCTTTCAAACATGATCTCGTCAGGCT TTTCCTGGATAGGTTCAACGTAGCTTTCCCGATATTTGATGGAGAAAGTTTCTGGGAAGCATATATATCGGAGTCACCAGGCGAACCACCGGCGTCGCTTCTCTGTCAAGTGTACTCCATGTCATTAGTCTACTGGAAGCACACGCCTAAGCTTGCATGCCATCCGAAACCAGATGTTCGGTATGCCGTGAACATGACGGTAGCCGCCCTCCACGAGGAATTCTCCGCACCTGGCCTATCAACGATCAGTGCTGCTCTAGTAGATTTGACTGGACGTCCgatcttctcgatgacgGGTAACGCTATCAGTTGCGGTCGACTTGTCGCACTAGCTCATTGCTTGGGCCTCAACCGAGACCCTAGCAACTGGAAGCTGTCTCCCCAGGAGAAGGACAATCGTATTCGTTTATGGTGGGGCGTTGTCATCCATGACCGTTG GGGAAGCTTCGGACATGGAGTTCCTCCTCAAATCGCCAAGAATCAATACGACGTTCCTCTTCCCACCATTGACGTGCTGGTGCCACCAACGCACCGCACCACGGAACGAGTGAGGGCAGCCCACTGTCACATCTGCCTTTGCCGTTTGACGGAGATTCTGGGAGAGTTGCTGCCGCTTGTTTACGGTCTGCAACATAACCTACCACGCGAGACGACCAAGAAGCTGCGACAGATTCGGACTGACCTCGACATGTGGGAAGACTCTCTTCCTGACTGGCTTAGAACACCAGTGCACCATAGCTCAGAGTCTCGAGTGTCAGGAATCAGTAGCCTACAGTTGTCCTTCCTGGCAGTTAAGATGCTGGTGAGCAGAGTCGAGCTCAAG GAAGTGAATAATGCCGAGACGGACAACCCGGAAGCCCGCCGGTACTTCCAGACCGAGTGTCGAAAATCAGCAGAGGAGATTGTGCAATTTATCTCGTCTCTGCGCAAGCAAAACTTTCAAGAATTCTGGTTACCAT ACAGCGCATTTCACCTCACTTCAACTGCCACGCTCCTCGTCCGCTGCGCACTAGAAACAACAGATAGCGAAGTAGCCCGCTCCTGCCTCGCAAACGTCGAAACATTCCGGAGCATCCTGCGCCGCGtcagagaagaagaagactgggaTGTCGCCGACATGTGCCTCGATCACTGCGAACGCATCCTCAATCGCCTCGCCGCCAACGGAGGCACCGCAGACCCGACCCTCAACCCGTCGACCGGTCAATACGACAATCGTATCGTGAATCCAGCAGCCATCTCGCTCCCTGTCTCGCTCCCTGAAACGCAAACCAACAACGATATCGTGGACGATATGATGTCCATCTCGGGGACATTTGGAACCATGGATGGCTTCCCCTTTGACATGACGGGAATTTGGGATGTATCTGTCTTTCAGGACGTCAATCTCACGTAG
- a CDS encoding F-box domain protein, giving the protein MDQDVRMPSGEQVEGSCLVQEECQLCIGSEKEARGQTSVPFGLLPRSVIEQILYLVDANTFASLALLNRKWRRISDCAALYAHHLSRCSSFSATGEPISSAANPENLAYLKRRFLSEIRRNAFEVFLRPRQTLIKLISTSMSSSTAFPQGEAFRFAFSPNAQMILCISSSRIVVLDVTSDSAAVKHELKIWRRPLNATILDDGSLLAVVSSDHQINIYSLTNEEASLIQDLKLTEVPRALALSPSGGVLAVAYSDKIEMYAIREGALTTERRAVRCDGVDAISFSSDGVMLIGSSSQSASSSLVTITVPFYTAPDTESSPREVQVRMWTTQILFPDLISGYSHACLLPLRAEGEGSWILGYDRRIRAFRAFGVTNANSGTTYFVGPISANTLQEALPTMLPSADGQGELVALGFQDSGLWVYGVPSQLDIARSAGETQASPSPPQRHSMRNLGTLPHNNALRLEWTIDKPKTIVSGHKMSDLPGMTAARWVRYAHSMVGQRRLVAVAPGGVSPPTIGDEDVPVDGGRVLLLDFERSTTNGQITEVSIEIGEAEPKLLSEPNSSLDTEVELERRRTLLHRSDAVSQQIRAAARETRTSINRDNHHILSFSPRRHSSFFSSSSNDNEMPLIPDSPYDNTQPRSQDTLRRAATAASSSRGRYNPLYRDRWSRIQNERQIPQVPEAFQIPHESDADNWVPPPPPYSSEPDAPLPEYLRRTLLPTRPDSSLRVGVAPTSIRRSQTTRWDNVSQEETSATPPQRLNTVTGSLWARRRRDSETRHQRLRPDDIFRRRDRSASRSRQTESPVARPRSPTNVEAPSAGVDGTHSPTHSPLPISPAPAPLQAQPMIDQPFLHHDWQFDASAALIIPQGMNSYPFSVSSPNLQVSGSEFIDPATVRNSSRPHGVHRSATRRSQSHDIRLPSTGIQPLNRRVSTDPTLSSTSANELWRRRIEEWNEQTIYERSKRRSRCVLIASEF; this is encoded by the exons ATGGACCAGGATGTTCGTATGCCGAGCGGTGAGCAGGTAGAGGGCTCCTGTCTCGTACAGGAAGAGTGTCAGTTGTGCATAGGATCCGAAAAGGAGGCTCGTGGGCAGACCTCAGTGCCGTTTGGTCTTTTACCTCGCAGTGTGATTGAGCA GATTCTATACCTTGTTGATGCCAACACTTTTGCGAGTCTTGCCTTGCTCAATCGAAAATGGAGGCGCATCTCGGACTGTGCTGCACTGTACGCGCATCACTTGTCTCGATGTTCATCATTCTCCGCAACTGGGGAACCTATCTCCAGTGCAGCTAACCCGGAGAACTTGGCATATCTCAAACGCCGATTCTTATCAGAGATCAGGCGAAATGCGTTCGAGGTTTTTCTCAGACCTCGTCAAACTCTGATCAAACTCATCTCAACGTCCATGAGCTCTTCAACAGCTTTTCCGCAGGGCGAGGCTTTTCGTTTTGCTTTTTCGCCCAATGCTCAGATGATCCTCTGCATCAGTTCTTCAAGGATTGTTGTCCTCGACGTAACTTCTGATTCCGCTGCGGTAAAGCATGAGCTCAAAATATGGAGACGACCCCTCAATGCCACCATTCTCGATGATGGCTCCCTCCTTGCAGTTGTCTCTTCTGATCACCAAATCAATATTTACAGTCTAACTAATGAAGAAGCTTCATTGATCCAAGACCTTAAGTTGACAGAAGTTCCCAGAGCTTTGGCGCTTTCCCCCAGCGGAGGCGTCCTGGCAGTCGCCTACAGTGACAAAATCGAAATGTACGCTATCAGAGAGGGAGCTCTCACCACTGAACGCAGAGCCGTCCGCTGCGATGGGGTCGACGCAATCTCGTTCTCTTCTGACGGTGTCATGCTAATTGGCTCTTCTTCTCAGAGCGCCAGTAGCAGCCTGGTGACTATAACAGTACCCTTCTACACTGCACCAGACACTGAATCATCCCCGAGAGAGGTCCAAGTTCGGATGTGGACGACCCAGATCCTCTTCCCGGATCTGATATCTGGTTACAGCCACGCGTGCTTGCTGCCACTTCGTGCAGAGGGCGAGGGCAGCTGGATTCTGGGGTATGACCGCCGGATCAGAGCTTTCAGGGCGTTTGGGGTGACCAATGCAAACTCCGGAACAACGTATTTTGTGGGACCCATTTCGGCCAACACATTACAGGAGGCATTGCCGACAATGCTTCCCTCCGCTGACGGCCAAGGCGAGCTTGTTGCGTTGGGGTTCCAGGATTCCGGCCTTTgggtgtacggagtaccaaGTCAACTTGATATTGCTCGTTCGGCTGGAGAAACGCAAGCCTCGCCTAGCCCCCCTCAACGCCATTCGATGAGAAATTTGGGCACTCTGCCGCATAATAATGCACTCCGGTTGGAGTGGACGATCGACAAGCCCAAAACAATAGTCAGCGGACACAAGATGAGCGACTTGCCGGGTATGACCGCAGCCCGCTGGGTCCGGTACGCACACTCTATGGTTGGACAACGTCGGTTGGTGGCAGTAGCTCCTGGTGGCGTCAGCCCGCCTACGatcggcgatgaagatgtccCAGTTGACGGTGGAAGAGTCCTTCTCTTGGACTTTGAACGGTCTACAACCAACGGCCAAATCACCGAGGTTAGTATAGAGATCGGGGAAGCAGAACCAAAACTTCTGAGCGAGCCGAATTCGAGTTTAGACACCGAAGTGGAGTTGGAAAGGAGACGAACCCTCCTGCATCGCAGTGATGCCGTGTCTCAACAAATAAGAGCTGCTGCTCGAGAGACTCGCACATCTATAAATCGTGACAATCACCATATATTGTCCTTCAGTCCTCGGAGGCATagttccttcttctccagctcctcaaatGACAACGAAATGCCTTTAATACCCGATTCTCCCTACGACAACACGCAACCACGCTCTCAAGACACGTTGCGTCGTGCTGCTACGGCTGCATCATCGAGTCGTGGGCGCTACAACCCTTTGTACCGTGATCGATGGAGCCGAATACAGAATGAGAGGCAAATACCGCAGGTGCCCGAGGCGTTTCAAATCCCTCACGAAAGTGATGCCGACAACTGGGTTCCCCCACCCCCTCCTTATTCCAGTGAGCCTGACGCTCCACTTCCGGAGTATCTTAGGAGGACTCTTCTTCCCACGAGACCTGACTCGTCTTTGAGAGTTGGTGTCGCGCCTACTTCAATCCGGAGGTCGCAAACTACTCGCTGGGATAACGTGTCCCAGGAAGAAACTTCTGCAACTCCCCCTCAGAGGCTGAACACTGTCACTGGCTCCCTATGGGCCCGGAGAAGGAGGGATTCGGAAACCCGTCATCAACGTTTACGGCCAGACGACATTTTTCGAAGGAGAGACCGTTCTGCCAGCCGTTCGCGTCAAACTGAATCCCCAGTAGCACGTCCGCGTTCACCTACCAATGTCGAGGCGCCTTCAGCAGGAGTAGATGGTACTCACAGCCCAACCCATTCCCCCCTTCCCATAAGTCCTGCGCCGGCCCCCTTGCAAGCGCAACCTATGATCGACCAGCCCTTTTTACATCACGACTGGCAATTCGATGCATCTGCAGCTCTTATCATACCCCAGGGAATGAATTCTTATCCGTTTTCGGTCTCGTCTCCCAACCTGCAGGTTTCAGGTTCTGAATTCATTGATCCGGCAACCGTGCGAAATAGCAGCCGACCACATGGTGTCCATAGATCAGCAACTCGACGCTCACAATCTCACGACATCCGGTTGCCCTCAACAGGAATCCAACCCCTCAATCGCCGAGTATCCACAGATCCTACACTGTCGTCCACATCAGCGAATGAGCTGTGGCGAAGACGTATAGAGGAGTGGAACGAACAAACGATCTACGAAAGGAGCAAACGGCGATCTAGATGTGTCTTGAT CGCTTCGGAATTCTGA